One window of Chamaesiphon minutus PCC 6605 genomic DNA carries:
- a CDS encoding response regulator, with protein sequence MEDRDSSLQSSLPLKVLLVEDNELNSDMLSRRLQRAGYAVVVASDGAEGVAKAISELPDLILMDISLPILDGWEATQQIKANAQTARIPIIALTAHAMAGDREKALAAGCNDYDTKPVELPRLLGKIEGCLKRSISN encoded by the coding sequence ATGGAGGATCGAGATTCTAGCTTGCAATCGTCTCTACCGCTCAAGGTGCTGTTGGTTGAAGATAATGAATTGAATTCTGATATGCTCTCGCGGCGGCTGCAACGTGCTGGCTATGCTGTGGTGGTTGCCAGCGATGGTGCTGAGGGTGTGGCGAAGGCGATCTCGGAACTACCAGATCTGATTCTGATGGATATCAGTTTGCCGATTCTAGATGGGTGGGAGGCAACTCAACAGATCAAGGCGAACGCCCAGACTGCGCGGATTCCGATTATTGCTTTGACGGCACATGCGATGGCTGGCGATCGAGAGAAGGCGTTGGCGGCGGGTTGTAATGATTATGATACTAAGCCAGTGGAGTTACCTCGGTTGTTGGGCAAAATTGAAGGTTGTTTGAAGCGATCGATCTCTAATTAA